The Salvia miltiorrhiza cultivar Shanhuang (shh) chromosome 1, IMPLAD_Smil_shh, whole genome shotgun sequence genome has a window encoding:
- the LOC131024601 gene encoding putative glycerol-3-phosphate transporter 4: MSNNRRNPPGILLIRSLRGKDWSLKTYRYVVLLVTFVAYTAYHASRKPSSIVKSVLDPGQQVNCTGIRPWPVGEMFIEREPVMMVMKYQGWAPFNGKDGTWRLGAIDLAFLGCYAMGMYVAGHLGDKLDLRMFLTTGMVGSGIFVGLFGMGYFWDVHVFAFYLAMQMIAGLFQATGWPSVVAVIGNWFGKRKRGLIMGVWNAHTSIGNITGSLLAAGVLQYGWGWSFILPGAFIFVTGILVYLFLPAYPEDIGFPSPNDSHGKAVVSPQDEEAQRLKDSLIGNGHNSGQLSSGNRKSIGLLEACLIPGVIPFALCLFFAKLVAYTFLYWLPYYLSQTAVEGQFMSVKSAGNLSTLFDVGGIIGGILAGYISDKLRARATTAASFMYTAIPAMLLYRRYGSISKASNVALMMIAGLLVNGPYALITTAVSADLGTHSSLKGDSRALATVTAIIDGTGSIGAALGPLLTGFLSSQSWDAVFYMLILGAFAAGLLLTHLVIAEIKEKFSKQLSSEQNDNSGEASRPLLSDQRR, encoded by the exons ATGTCTAACAATCGGCGAAACCCTCCCGGGATTCTCCTGATTCGGAGCCTCCGAGGAAAGGATTGGAGCCTAAAAACCTACAGATACGTCGTTTTGTTGGTTACATTCGTAGCGTATACCGCTTATCATGCTTCTAGAAAACCTAGTAGTATAGTCAAGAGCGTGCTAGATCCAGGGCAGCAGGTTAATTGCACCGGAATCCGGCCGTGGCCGGTTGGGGAAATGTTTATTGAGAGGGAGCCGGTGATGATGGTGATGAAGTATCAGGGATGGGCTCCGTTCAATGGCAAGGATGGGACATGGAGATTGGGGGCGATCGATTTGGCGTTTCTAGGTTGTTATGCGATGGGGATGTACGTGGCTGGGCATTTGGGGGATAAATTGGACCTTCGGATGTTTCTGACGACTGGAATGGTTGGGAGTGGGATATTCGTAGGGTTGTTTGGGATGGGTTATTTTTGGGATGTTCACGTTTTCGCCTTTTATTTGGCGATGCAGATGATTGCAGGGCTGTTCCAAGCCACGGGGTGGCCTTCGGTTGTTGCTGTGATTGGGAATTGGTTTGGGAAGAGGAAGAGGGGATTGATAATGGGTGTGTGGAATGCTCATACTTCCATTGGGAATATTACTGGATCATTGCTTGCCGCTGGCGTGTTGCAGTATGGGTGGGGATGGTCTTTTATTCTTCCTGGGGCGTTTATATTTGTGACTGGGATATTAGTGTATCTCTTCTTGCCTGCTTACCCCGAAGATATTGGATTTCCTAGCCCCAACGATTCACATGGGAAGGCTGTGGTTTCGCCTCAAGATGAAGAGGCCCAGAGATTGAAAGATAGTTTGATTGGAAATGGGCATAATTCGGGCCAGCTGAGCTCTGGGAATAGGAAAAGTATTGGACTCCTTGAAGCTTGTTTGATACCTGGAGTTATTCCGTTTGCACTCTGTCTCTTCTTTGCAAAGCTGGTTGCATACACGTTCCTGTATTGGCTGCCTTACTACCTTAGTCAGACTG CTGTTGAGGGACAGTTTATGTCAGTGAAGTCTGCAGGAAATCTTTCTACTTTATTTGATGTCGGAGGAATAATTGGTGGAATTTTAGCTGGTTATATATCCGACAAGCTTAGAGCTCGGGCTACTACTGCTGCTAGCTTCATGTACACTGCAATACCTGCTATGCTTCTTTACCGTAGATATGGAAGTATTTCAAAAGCCAGCAACGTTGCTCTTATGATGATAGCTGGTTTACTTGTAAATGGACCTTATGCACTTATTACAACTGCAGTCTCTGCTGATCTTGGCACTCACAGTTCTTTAAAAGGCGATTCTCGAGCATTGGCAACAGTTACAGCAATAATTGATGGTACTGGATCTATTGGTGCTGCCTTAGGTCCTCTTCTCACTGGATTTCTTTCTTCACAGAGTTGGGATGCAGTTTTCTATATGCTTATACTTGGTGCTTTTGCTGCTGGTCTGCTTCTTACTCACTTGGTAATTGCGGAAATTAAAGAGAAATTCTCCAAACAGTTGTCCTCTGAACAAAATGATAATTCAG GTGAAGCATCTCGGCCCCTTTTGTCTGATCAAAGGCGTTGA